In Acidaminococcus fermentans DSM 20731, one genomic interval encodes:
- the rsmG gene encoding 16S rRNA (guanine(527)-N(7))-methyltransferase RsmG yields MSYRETLKAAGEAAGFTLSEKQLDQFTRYADLLLETNKSLNLTAITDPEEVAVKHMVDSLLVYDPERFHNHTIVDVGTGAGFPGLPLKIYDPGMRVTLIDSLQKRLNFLEQVVKDLGLGQVRCTHARAEDAGKDPALREKFDVAVARAVAALPVLAEYCLPLVRVGGVFYAMKGSRYQEEVDAAHHAVEVLGGKITEVRPVQLPGLTDQRAIITIKKVRPTPKQYPRKAGTAVKKPL; encoded by the coding sequence ATGAGTTATCGGGAAACCCTGAAAGCAGCAGGAGAAGCGGCTGGTTTTACCCTCAGCGAAAAACAGCTGGACCAGTTCACCCGGTATGCGGATCTGCTGCTGGAAACCAACAAAAGCCTGAACCTGACGGCCATTACGGATCCGGAGGAAGTGGCAGTGAAGCATATGGTGGATTCCCTGCTGGTGTACGATCCGGAACGGTTCCACAACCATACCATTGTGGATGTGGGCACCGGCGCCGGGTTCCCCGGGCTGCCCCTGAAGATCTATGATCCCGGGATGCGGGTGACCCTCATCGATTCCCTCCAGAAGCGGCTGAATTTTCTGGAGCAGGTGGTGAAGGATCTGGGCCTGGGCCAGGTCCGGTGCACCCATGCCCGGGCAGAGGATGCCGGGAAGGATCCGGCTCTCCGGGAAAAATTCGATGTGGCGGTGGCACGGGCGGTAGCGGCCCTGCCGGTGCTGGCGGAATACTGCCTGCCCCTGGTCCGGGTAGGGGGCGTGTTCTACGCCATGAAGGGCAGCCGATACCAGGAGGAAGTGGACGCTGCCCACCATGCGGTGGAGGTGCTGGGCGGAAAGATCACAGAAGTCCGGCCGGTGCAGCTGCCGGGGCTGACCGATCAGCGGGCCATCATCACCATCAAAAAGGTGCGGCCCACTCCGAAGCAGTATCCCCGGAAAGCCGGGACGGCGGTGAAGAAACCGCTGTGA
- the mnmG gene encoding tRNA uridine-5-carboxymethylaminomethyl(34) synthesis enzyme MnmG, whose protein sequence is MIVVDHYDVVVVGAGHAGCEAALAAARMGQKTLLATLSMDNIALMPCNPSVGGPAKGHLVREIDALGGQMGLAADEACIQMRMLNTGKGYAVQALRAQADKPLYHTIMKEVVENQDNLDVKQLMIDKLLVKNGQVQGVEAETGEVFEADAVILCTGTYLRGKILYGEVAYMSGPIGQRSAMKLTGSLQEAGLQLMRFKTGTPARVDARTLDYTKMEPQYGDERVRNFSFMSTITTRNQVPCYLTYTNPRTHQIIRDNLDRSCMFNGMIEGVGPRYCPSIESKIIRFADKDRHQLFLEPEGLRTNEVYVQGMSSSLPAEIQVAFMQTIPGLEHCKMMRAGYAIEYDCLDPLQLKANLEHKAISGLFSAGQANGTSGYEEAAAQGLMAGINAALKLQGKKPLILKRSDAYIGVLIDDLVTKGTTEPYRMMTSRAEYRLLLRQDNADLRLTQKGRDVGLVTDDRYAAFTRKRDVIERTLFNLSKINLAPSEENQEKVTGMGSTALRSSINMLDLLRRPEVTYEKLADAFGLEKLPVDAAEQVDVQVKYQGYIRKQKQEVERALKLEDKLLPEDMDYTKIQELSSEAMEKLTKQRPVSIGQASRISGVSPADISVLMVWLETQRRKGEEA, encoded by the coding sequence GCTGGCCACCCTGTCCATGGACAATATTGCCCTGATGCCCTGCAATCCGTCCGTGGGGGGACCAGCCAAAGGCCATCTGGTCCGGGAAATCGACGCCCTGGGAGGACAGATGGGACTGGCAGCCGATGAAGCCTGCATCCAGATGCGGATGCTGAACACCGGCAAGGGCTATGCGGTACAGGCTCTCCGGGCCCAGGCGGACAAACCCCTGTATCACACCATCATGAAAGAAGTGGTGGAAAACCAGGACAACCTGGACGTGAAACAGCTGATGATCGACAAGCTGCTGGTCAAGAATGGCCAGGTCCAGGGGGTGGAAGCGGAAACCGGGGAAGTGTTCGAAGCCGACGCGGTGATCCTCTGCACCGGCACGTACCTGCGGGGGAAGATCCTCTACGGGGAAGTGGCCTACATGTCCGGTCCCATCGGCCAGCGGTCCGCCATGAAGCTCACCGGGTCCCTCCAGGAAGCCGGTCTCCAGCTCATGCGGTTCAAGACCGGGACTCCGGCCCGGGTGGATGCCCGGACACTGGACTACACCAAAATGGAACCCCAGTACGGGGATGAACGGGTGCGGAATTTCTCCTTCATGAGCACCATCACCACCCGGAATCAGGTGCCCTGCTACCTGACCTACACCAATCCCCGGACCCATCAGATCATCCGGGACAACCTGGACCGGAGCTGCATGTTCAACGGCATGATCGAAGGGGTGGGGCCCCGGTACTGCCCCAGCATCGAATCCAAGATCATCCGGTTCGCCGACAAGGACCGGCACCAGCTGTTCCTGGAACCGGAGGGGCTCCGGACCAACGAAGTCTATGTCCAGGGTATGAGTTCTTCCCTGCCGGCAGAGATCCAGGTGGCCTTCATGCAGACCATCCCCGGGCTGGAACACTGCAAGATGATGCGGGCCGGCTATGCCATTGAATATGACTGCCTGGATCCCCTCCAGCTGAAAGCCAACCTGGAACACAAGGCCATCAGCGGGCTGTTCAGTGCGGGACAGGCCAACGGTACCAGCGGGTATGAGGAAGCCGCTGCCCAGGGGCTTATGGCCGGGATCAACGCGGCCCTGAAGCTCCAGGGGAAGAAACCCCTGATCCTGAAACGGAGCGATGCCTATATCGGGGTGCTCATCGATGACCTGGTGACCAAGGGCACCACGGAACCCTACCGGATGATGACCAGCCGGGCGGAATACCGGCTGCTGCTGCGCCAGGACAATGCGGATCTGCGGCTGACCCAGAAGGGCAGGGATGTGGGGCTGGTCACTGATGACCGGTATGCCGCCTTCACCCGGAAACGGGACGTGATCGAGCGGACCCTGTTCAATCTCTCCAAAATCAATCTGGCTCCCAGTGAGGAAAACCAGGAAAAAGTCACCGGCATGGGGTCCACGGCCCTCCGGAGTTCCATCAACATGCTGGATCTGCTTCGCCGGCCGGAAGTGACCTATGAAAAACTGGCGGACGCCTTCGGCCTGGAAAAACTTCCGGTGGATGCGGCGGAGCAGGTGGATGTGCAGGTGAAGTACCAGGGCTATATCCGGAAACAGAAGCAGGAAGTGGAACGGGCCCTGAAACTGGAGGACAAACTGCTTCCGGAAGACATGGATTATACCAAAATCCAGGAACTGTCTTCGGAAGCCATGGAAAAACTCACGAAGCAACGGCCGGTTTCCATCGGTCAGGCCAGCCGGATCTCCGGGGTGTCCCCGGCGGATATCAGCGTGCTGATGGTGTGGCTGGAAACCCAGCGCCGGAAGGGAGAAGAAGCATGA